A window from Streptomyces sp. NBC_00271 encodes these proteins:
- a CDS encoding putative leader peptide, with protein sequence MSGTGIALVSRRHVDLGRMSSAICPAS encoded by the coding sequence ATGTCTGGAACTGGAATTGCCTTGGTGAGTCGGCGGCACGTCGACCTCGGCCGCATGTCCAGCGCCATCTGTCCGGCGAGCTGA
- a CDS encoding GNAT family N-acetyltransferase, translating into MSNVTVTTWSLEQTASSDLLPAITPDGDVRIVRSEVPSPEFNRFLYASVGGDIRWTDRLSWTYAQWQEVLDRPGVETWVAYDRGTPAGYVELDPQDDGVVEVMYFGLIPAFRGRRIGGHLLSYGVARAWDLAERWPGRPETKRVWLHTCSKDGEHAMDNYLRRGFKLFDTKVEEEPEVATPGPWPGARAV; encoded by the coding sequence ATGAGCAACGTCACTGTGACCACCTGGTCCCTGGAGCAGACCGCGTCGAGCGACCTGCTCCCCGCGATCACACCCGACGGCGACGTCAGGATCGTGCGCTCCGAAGTCCCCTCGCCCGAGTTCAACCGCTTCCTGTACGCCTCCGTGGGCGGAGACATCCGCTGGACCGACCGCCTGAGCTGGACGTACGCGCAGTGGCAGGAGGTCCTGGACCGCCCCGGCGTGGAGACCTGGGTCGCTTACGACCGGGGAACGCCCGCGGGCTATGTCGAGCTGGACCCGCAGGACGACGGCGTTGTCGAGGTCATGTACTTCGGACTGATACCCGCCTTCCGGGGCCGGCGGATCGGCGGGCACCTGCTCTCGTACGGGGTGGCGCGAGCCTGGGACCTGGCGGAGCGCTGGCCGGGGCGGCCCGAGACGAAGCGTGTCTGGCTGCATACATGCAGCAAGGACGGGGAGCACGCGATGGACAACTACCTGCGCCGCGGCTTCAAGCTCTTCGACACCAAGGTGGAGGAGGAGCCGGAGGTCGCCACGCCCGGACCCTGGCCGGGCGCGCGAGCCGTCTGA
- a CDS encoding nitrite/sulfite reductase — MAATPQNPAAAPRRKVSRHRGEGQWAVGHFTPLNGNEQFKKDDDGLNVRTRIETIYSKRGFDSIDPNDLRGRMRWWGLYTQRKPGIDGGKTAILEPEELDDKYFMLRVRIDGGRLTTEQLRVIGEISQEFARGTADLTDRQNVQYHWIRIEDVPEIWNRLEAVGLSTTEACGDTPRVILGSPVAGIAEDEIIDGTPAIDEIHRRIIGNKDFSNLPRKFKSAISGSPLLDVAHEINDVAFVGVNHPEHGPGFDLWVGGGLSTNPKIGQRLGAWVPLDEVPDVYEGVISIFRDYGYRRLRTRARLKFLVADWGVEKFRQILEDEYLERKLVDGPAPDQPVARWRDHVGVHRQQDGRFYVGFAPRVGRVDGTTLTKIAELAAAHGSGRLRTTVEQKMVVLDVTEDQVDSLVEGLEALDLTVKPSTFRRGTMACTGIEYCKLAIVETKARGASLIDELERRIPEFEEPITININGCPNACARIQVADIGLKGQLVLNDEGEQVEGFQVHLGGALGLEAGFGRKVRGLKVTSDELPDYIERVLKRFQAEREDDERFATWAARASEESLS; from the coding sequence ATGGCCGCCACCCCGCAGAATCCCGCCGCCGCGCCCCGCCGCAAGGTGAGTCGTCACCGCGGCGAGGGTCAGTGGGCCGTGGGTCACTTCACCCCGCTCAACGGAAACGAACAGTTCAAGAAGGACGACGACGGTCTCAATGTGCGGACACGCATTGAGACGATCTACTCGAAGCGCGGCTTCGACTCGATCGACCCCAACGACCTTCGTGGACGTATGCGCTGGTGGGGGCTGTACACCCAGCGCAAGCCCGGGATCGACGGCGGCAAGACCGCGATCCTGGAGCCGGAGGAGCTGGACGACAAGTACTTCATGCTGCGCGTCCGCATCGACGGCGGCCGGCTGACCACCGAACAGCTGCGCGTCATCGGCGAGATCTCGCAGGAGTTCGCGCGCGGCACCGCCGACCTCACCGACCGCCAGAACGTGCAGTACCACTGGATCCGTATCGAGGACGTCCCCGAGATCTGGAACCGGCTCGAAGCCGTCGGGCTGTCCACCACCGAGGCCTGCGGTGACACGCCCCGCGTCATCCTCGGCTCGCCCGTCGCCGGCATCGCCGAGGACGAGATCATCGACGGCACCCCGGCCATCGACGAGATCCACCGCCGGATCATCGGCAACAAGGACTTCTCGAACCTGCCCCGCAAGTTCAAGTCCGCGATCTCCGGCTCGCCGCTGCTCGACGTGGCGCACGAGATCAACGACGTCGCCTTCGTCGGCGTGAACCACCCGGAGCACGGCCCCGGCTTCGACCTCTGGGTCGGCGGTGGCCTCTCCACCAACCCGAAGATCGGCCAGCGCCTCGGCGCCTGGGTCCCGCTGGACGAGGTCCCGGACGTCTACGAGGGCGTCATCTCGATCTTCCGCGACTACGGCTACCGGCGCCTGCGCACCCGCGCCCGTCTGAAGTTCCTGGTCGCCGACTGGGGCGTGGAGAAGTTCCGCCAGATCCTGGAGGACGAGTACCTCGAGCGGAAGCTCGTCGACGGTCCGGCCCCCGACCAGCCGGTCGCCCGCTGGCGCGACCACGTCGGTGTGCACCGCCAGCAGGACGGCCGCTTCTACGTCGGCTTCGCGCCGCGCGTCGGCCGCGTGGACGGCACCACCCTCACGAAGATCGCCGAGCTGGCCGCGGCGCACGGCTCGGGCCGGCTGCGCACCACCGTCGAGCAGAAGATGGTCGTGCTCGACGTGACGGAGGACCAGGTCGACTCGCTGGTGGAGGGCCTCGAAGCCCTCGACCTGACCGTCAAGCCCTCCACCTTCCGGCGCGGCACCATGGCCTGCACCGGCATCGAGTACTGCAAGCTCGCGATCGTCGAGACCAAGGCGCGCGGTGCTTCCCTGATCGACGAACTCGAGCGCCGCATCCCCGAGTTCGAAGAGCCCATCACCATCAACATCAACGGCTGCCCGAACGCCTGCGCCCGCATCCAGGTCGCGGACATCGGTCTCAAGGGCCAGCTGGTCCTGAACGACGAGGGCGAGCAGGTCGAGGGCTTCCAGGTGCACCTGGGCGGCGCGCTCGGCCTGGAGGCCGGCTTCGGCCGCAAGGTCCGTGGCCTGAAGGTCACCTCGGACGAACTGCCCGACTACATCGAGCGGGTCCTCAAGCGCTTCCAGGCGGAGCGCGAGGACGACGAGCGCTTCGCCACCTGGGCCGCCCGTGCGAGCGAGGAGTCGCTGTCGTGA